One region of Chryseobacterium muglaense genomic DNA includes:
- a CDS encoding nitroreductase family protein, with product MNLIELLHFRRAVRVYDKEKPIDTEKVKQFLELATLAPNSSNMQVWEFHHITDPSLMAKVSKACLDQVATSTANQIVVFVTRQDLYRKRAKFVLDFEIDNITRNSPKERQAKRIKDRELYYGKLIPLLYARFFGLLGMFRKTLTTVTGLFRPITRQVSENDMRVVVHKSCALAAQTFMIAMANEGYDTCPLEGFDSRRLKKALQLPSGAEITMVVSCGIRKDDEGIWGERCRVPFEEVYVKR from the coding sequence ATGAATTTAATAGAATTATTACACTTTCGTCGTGCCGTGCGTGTATATGACAAAGAAAAACCAATTGATACGGAAAAAGTAAAGCAATTTTTAGAGTTAGCAACTTTAGCACCCAACAGCTCCAATATGCAGGTGTGGGAATTTCATCATATTACAGACCCAAGTCTTATGGCAAAGGTTTCAAAAGCATGTTTAGATCAAGTAGCGACTTCAACAGCCAACCAAATAGTGGTATTTGTAACCCGACAGGATTTATATCGCAAACGTGCAAAATTTGTTTTAGATTTTGAAATTGACAATATCACCCGAAACAGTCCAAAAGAAAGACAAGCAAAGCGGATTAAAGACAGAGAGTTGTATTACGGAAAATTGATACCATTACTTTATGCCCGTTTTTTCGGATTATTAGGAATGTTCAGAAAAACACTTACAACAGTTACGGGTCTGTTTCGTCCTATAACTCGACAAGTATCTGAAAACGATATGCGGGTTGTCGTTCATAAATCCTGTGCTTTGGCTGCACAAACTTTTATGATAGCAATGGCAAATGAAGGATATGATACTTGTCCGTTAGAAGGGTTTGATAGCAGAAGGTTAAAGAAAGCATTACAGTTGCCTAGTGGAGCCGAAATCACTATGGTTGTTTCTTGTGGTATAAGAAAAGACGATGAGGGCATTTGGGGTGAACGCTGCCGAGTTCCATTTGAAGAAGTATATGTGAAAAGATAG